A genomic window from Algoriphagus sp. Y33 includes:
- a CDS encoding glutamine--tRNA ligase/YqeY domain fusion protein yields the protein MTEESATLNFIEQIIADDLAAGFSPDKLRFRFPPEPNGYLHIGHAASICLNFGLGEQHDAPVNLRFDDTNPSKEEQEYVDAIKNDIQWLGFKWAQECYSSDYFQQMYDWALQLIKEGKAYVDQQSAAAMAEQKGTPTTPGVASPYRDRSVEENLDLFGRMKAGEFEQGSYVLRAKIDMASPNMLMRDPLLYRIVRKAHHRTGTEWCIYPMYDWAHGESDYIEQVSHSLCTLEFKMHRELYDWFLDQIYDPAKLRPKQREFARRNLSYTVMSKRKLLELVQTKTVSGWDDPRMPTISGLRRRGYTPESIRKFSDLSGISKRDSVTDVSLLEYCIREDLNKTATRVMAVLDPVKLVITNYPEGKTELLSAENNPEDPNSGTHELPFSGELYIEREDFKEEAGSKFFRLTLGNEVRLKSAYIIKGESVVKDDAGNIIEIHCTADLDSRSGTGTEASTRKVKGTLHWVSIQHAIKAEVREYDRLFLDEAPDSHEDKSFMEFVNPNSLNVIKEAYLEPYLKEAKLGDKFQFQRLGYFTVDKDSTADKLVFNKTVGLRDSWAKQQPAPVAQNNQPTKQANQGGGQPQGQRSALNEIQKIAKKYTNLSGDKLAAARADIARLAEEVTYEELEPLFQTAAKKVGTRIGAMIVLGVLLNKGQERNSEIDSFIASGLADGNVELAKEAGSISK from the coding sequence ATGACTGAAGAATCCGCAACTCTAAATTTTATTGAACAAATCATCGCTGACGATTTGGCCGCAGGCTTTTCTCCGGACAAACTTCGCTTTCGTTTTCCTCCGGAGCCGAACGGTTACCTACATATAGGCCATGCCGCATCCATCTGTCTGAATTTTGGCTTGGGTGAGCAGCATGATGCTCCTGTCAATCTTCGTTTCGACGACACCAATCCAAGCAAAGAAGAACAGGAATATGTAGACGCCATCAAAAACGACATCCAATGGCTTGGTTTCAAATGGGCTCAGGAATGTTATTCTTCGGATTATTTCCAGCAAATGTATGATTGGGCGCTTCAACTGATCAAAGAAGGAAAGGCTTATGTAGATCAACAATCGGCCGCAGCTATGGCCGAGCAAAAAGGCACGCCCACCACTCCGGGAGTGGCTAGTCCCTATCGTGATCGATCTGTGGAAGAAAATCTGGATTTATTCGGGCGGATGAAAGCCGGCGAATTTGAGCAGGGAAGCTATGTGCTTCGCGCCAAAATCGATATGGCTTCGCCGAATATGCTGATGCGTGATCCTCTTTTGTACAGAATTGTGAGAAAGGCACATCACAGAACAGGTACAGAATGGTGCATCTACCCGATGTATGACTGGGCACACGGAGAGTCAGATTACATAGAGCAGGTTTCACATTCGCTTTGTACACTGGAGTTCAAAATGCACCGTGAATTATACGATTGGTTTTTGGACCAAATTTATGATCCTGCTAAACTGAGGCCTAAGCAACGGGAATTTGCCCGAAGAAACCTCAGCTATACGGTGATGAGTAAGCGAAAACTGCTTGAATTGGTACAGACTAAAACTGTCTCTGGCTGGGATGATCCGCGTATGCCGACCATCTCCGGTCTGCGAAGAAGAGGCTATACACCGGAATCCATCCGTAAATTCTCTGATCTCTCCGGGATCTCCAAGCGCGACAGCGTGACGGATGTTTCATTACTGGAATACTGCATCCGTGAGGATTTGAATAAAACCGCCACCCGTGTGATGGCAGTGTTGGACCCGGTGAAATTGGTGATTACCAATTATCCGGAGGGAAAAACTGAACTTCTTTCCGCAGAAAACAATCCTGAAGATCCAAATTCGGGAACGCATGAATTACCGTTTTCCGGCGAACTCTACATCGAGCGGGAAGATTTCAAAGAGGAAGCAGGAAGCAAGTTTTTCCGCTTAACCCTGGGAAATGAAGTCCGGTTGAAAAGCGCTTACATCATCAAAGGTGAATCTGTGGTGAAAGATGATGCCGGAAATATTATTGAAATCCATTGTACGGCTGACTTGGATTCAAGATCCGGAACGGGAACAGAAGCCAGCACCCGAAAAGTAAAAGGAACACTTCACTGGGTTTCTATCCAACATGCCATCAAAGCGGAAGTCCGGGAGTATGACCGACTTTTCTTGGACGAAGCTCCGGACAGCCACGAAGACAAGAGTTTTATGGAATTTGTCAATCCTAATTCATTGAATGTCATCAAAGAGGCATACCTGGAGCCGTATCTGAAAGAAGCCAAACTGGGTGATAAATTTCAGTTTCAACGCCTAGGTTACTTCACAGTGGATAAAGATTCTACAGCCGACAAACTTGTATTCAACAAAACAGTGGGTTTACGTGATTCCTGGGCTAAGCAGCAGCCTGCTCCTGTTGCGCAGAACAATCAGCCAACTAAGCAAGCAAATCAAGGAGGAGGACAACCTCAGGGCCAACGATCTGCTTTGAATGAGATTCAGAAGATTGCCAAGAAATACACCAATCTTTCGGGAGACAAACTTGCAGCAGCCAGAGCGGATATAGCGCGCTTGGCTGAAGAGGTGACTTACGAGGAATTGGAACCTCTATTTCAAACCGCTGCCAAAAAAGTGGGTACCCGAATCGGGGCAATGATTGTACTGGGTGTGTTGTTGAACAAAGGTCAAGAGAGAAATTCTGAGATTGATTCCTTTATCGCATCGGGATTGGCAGATGGTAATGTGGAGCTGGCCAAGGAAGCCGGGAGTATTTCCAAGTGA